A genomic stretch from Setaria viridis chromosome 1, Setaria_viridis_v4.0, whole genome shotgun sequence includes:
- the LOC117854149 gene encoding bidirectional sugar transporter SWEET4, producing the protein MSIYLAGNGTALVLFPSPVPTFIRIWKKGSVEQYSPVPYVATLLNCMMWVLYGLPLVHPHSMLVITINGTGMAIELTYVTLFLLYSTGAARRKVLLLLAAEVAFISAVAALVLSLAHTHERRSMIVGILCVLFGTGMYAAPLSVIKMVIQTKSVEYMPLFLSLASLGNGICWTTYALIRFDLYITIPNGLGALFAVAQLILLATYYKSIQEIIEARKRKADQVAMTEVVIDGKANNHAGAGHY; encoded by the exons ATGTCCATATATCTTGCAGGCAATGGGACTGCCCTGGTGCTCTTCCCCTCCCCAGT GCCAACGTTCATCCGCATCTGGAAGAAAGGGTCGGTGGAGCAGTACTCGCCGGTGCCGTACGTGGCGACGCTCCTCAACTGCATGATGTGGGTGCTGTACGGCCTGCCGCTGGTCCACCCACACAGCATGCTCGTCATCACCATCAACGGCACCGGCATGGCCATCGAGCTCACCTACGTCACACTCTTCCTCCTCTactccaccggcgccgcccgccgcaaggtcttgctcctcctcgccgccgaggtTGCCTTCATCAGCGCGGTCGCGGCGCTCGTGCTCAGCCTGGCGCACACCCACGAGCGGAGGTCCATGATCGTCGGCATCCTCTGCGTCCTCTTCGGCACCGGCATGTATGCCGCGCCGCTCTCCGTCATA AAAATGGTTATCCAGACTAAGAGCGTTGAGTACATGCCACTGTTCCTGTCACTGGCATCCCTGGGGAACGGCATCTGCTGGACTACCTACGCGCTCATCCGCTTCGACCTCTACATCACC ATCCCCAACGGGTTGGGTGCGCTCTTCGCGGTGGCGCAGCTGATCCTGTTAGCCACCTACTACAAGTCCATCCAGGAGATCATCGAGGCCCGGAAGCGCAAGGCCGATCAGGTCGCCATGACCGAGGTCGTCATCGACGGCAAAGCAAACAACCATGCCGGTGCCGGTCActactga